In Symbiobacterium terraclitae, the following are encoded in one genomic region:
- a CDS encoding GAF domain-containing protein → MDEHPVIIFDHDLRITGASASALEILGARVGKRCREAFRCTDCAGEVCPLRRALRGNAADGRMPAGLPGTRVLLAASPLAGEPRGGVAALLTIEGEDPEPVILSSGLRRVLDTLREMLRSDLAALAFYDSRAQEVRWQVTSGNLSPDVTAIRLRPGQGFAGRIVLSDLPLRTFRFPDDLTDDPRSYPIFLAEGLKAAIGVPVRSERGVLGVLMAASRTEREYDDADLACLQEVADSVSLAAEMMRLHDEALRRERARLAQEVHDGLSQNLFGLQLLLQDLQESLLTDSPSRVEEHLSAVTQVLGGTLTEVRRLIRRLRGSMQQSIGLIAALADTLAHFYRLSGLQVELAVDLEPGEDVVCSGIQDVLRIVQEALMNVHRHARATRVRLGVSRKPEGYHLTIVDDGCGFDPAQPPAEDHYGLAIMRERADRLGGRLRIDSAPGRGTVVTLLLPL, encoded by the coding sequence GTGGATGAGCACCCCGTCATCATCTTCGACCACGATCTCCGCATCACCGGCGCATCCGCCTCGGCGCTGGAGATTCTGGGCGCTCGGGTGGGGAAACGCTGCCGGGAGGCCTTCCGCTGCACGGACTGTGCCGGGGAGGTCTGTCCGCTGCGCAGGGCCCTGCGCGGAAATGCGGCCGACGGCCGCATGCCGGCCGGCCTGCCCGGCACCAGGGTGTTGCTCGCCGCCAGCCCGCTGGCCGGGGAGCCCCGTGGCGGGGTCGCGGCGCTCCTCACGATCGAGGGGGAGGACCCGGAGCCGGTCATCCTGAGCAGCGGCCTGCGCCGGGTGCTCGACACGCTCCGGGAGATGCTGCGGAGCGACCTGGCCGCCCTCGCCTTCTATGACAGCAGGGCACAGGAGGTCCGGTGGCAGGTGACCAGCGGGAACCTCTCGCCCGACGTGACGGCCATCCGCCTGCGCCCCGGCCAGGGTTTCGCCGGGCGGATCGTGCTGAGCGATCTGCCACTGCGCACGTTTCGCTTTCCCGACGACCTCACCGACGACCCGCGCTCCTACCCCATCTTCCTCGCTGAGGGGCTCAAGGCCGCCATCGGCGTGCCGGTCCGCAGCGAGCGCGGGGTCCTGGGGGTGCTCATGGCCGCCAGCCGCACGGAACGGGAGTACGACGACGCCGACCTCGCCTGTCTGCAGGAGGTGGCGGACTCCGTCTCCCTGGCGGCGGAGATGATGCGGCTGCACGATGAGGCGCTACGCAGGGAGCGGGCCCGCCTGGCGCAGGAGGTCCACGACGGCCTCTCCCAGAACCTCTTCGGCCTCCAGCTCCTGCTGCAGGACTTGCAGGAGAGCCTGCTCACCGATTCGCCGTCACGGGTGGAGGAGCACCTGAGCGCGGTGACCCAGGTGCTGGGCGGCACGCTCACCGAGGTCCGGCGCCTGATCAGGAGGCTCCGGGGCTCGATGCAGCAGAGCATCGGGCTGATCGCCGCCCTCGCCGACACCCTCGCCCACTTCTACCGGCTGTCGGGCCTGCAAGTTGAGCTGGCCGTCGACCTGGAACCGGGGGAGGACGTCGTCTGCAGCGGGATCCAGGACGTGCTCAGGATCGTGCAGGAGGCGCTGATGAACGTGCACCGGCACGCCCGGGCCACCCGTGTGCGCCTGGGGGTCTCGCGGAAGCCGGAGGGATACCATCTGACGATCGTTGACGACGGCTGCGGCTTCGACCCGGCCCAGCCGCCGGCCGAGGACCACTACGGCCTGGCCATCATGCGGGAGCGGGCCGACCGCCTGGGCGGACGTCTGAGGATCGACTCGGCTCCGGGCCGGGGTACTGTGGTGACTCTCCTACTGCCATTGTGA